The DNA segment GGTCGGCAACGCAATCGTCGAGTCGGCGGCTTGGACGACGACACTTTCCGGAACGCCCGTCGACTTCGTATCTGACATCGGAACCGCTGCTGCCTGCTGACTACCGCTGTTCATGGCAAACGGAGCGACGACCGTCGCGAGCACGAGGAGGGCAGCAGCAGCCACGTGCCAGAATTCCATAGACGGCGATACGGGGGGAGCCACAAAGAATGCTGGGGCAGTACACTTTTTCGCGTGGCACGGAAACCATAATACGTAATGGGTAGTCGTGAGGCACCTAACCGCGGTGACAACGATGCTGCGACGGCCGCGTCAGCCGTCGTCGAAGCGTCGGAACTCTCGAAATCATTCGGTGACGTCGAGGTTCTCTCGGGACTCTCCTTCTCAATTCCAGATGATGCAGTTACGGCGATTATTGGGCCAAATGGCTCCGGAAAGACGACGCTCGCGGAACTCATCACGGATGTGGACACACCGACAGCGGGCGAACTCACACTCTACGCCGGCGGGGAGCGCCCCGTCGGGTATCTCCCTCAAGACCCGCGGTTCCAGCCCTCGGCGACGGTCCGGGAGACGGTCGCATTCTACGCGGCACTGCTCGCCGGAGAGACCGACGTCGATGCCGCACTCGCTCGGGTCGGCCTCGAAGCCGCGGCCGACCGCCGAACGGATGCGCTCTCCGGAGGTATGCGCCGCCTTCTGGGAATTGCGGTGAGCCTCCTGGGGGCACCAGACCTAGTCGTTCTCGACGAACCGACGAGCGGCCTCGACCCGGAAATGACTCGCCACGTGTACGACGTGATTGCGGGGTTGACCGAGCGCGACCAAGCCGTCGTGTTGACGACCCACGACCTTTCGCGCGCAGCAGACG comes from the Halobacterium noricense genome and includes:
- a CDS encoding ABC transporter ATP-binding protein, translating into MGSREAPNRGDNDAATAASAVVEASELSKSFGDVEVLSGLSFSIPDDAVTAIIGPNGSGKTTLAELITDVDTPTAGELTLYAGGERPVGYLPQDPRFQPSATVRETVAFYAALLAGETDVDAALARVGLEAAADRRTDALSGGMRRLLGIAVSLLGAPDLVVLDEPTSGLDPEMTRHVYDVIAGLTERDQAVVLTTHDLSRAADADYILVVSDGSIVSAGSPEEVLADTETTTLEDAFETAVSGRTVTSEGGNNRE